The following proteins are encoded in a genomic region of Agelaius phoeniceus isolate bAgePho1 chromosome 17, bAgePho1.hap1, whole genome shotgun sequence:
- the ITCH gene encoding E3 ubiquitin-protein ligase Itchy homolog isoform X2: MAGSGSRSGPASGLSMKSQLQITVISAKLKEKNKWFGPSPYVEVSVDGQSKKTEKCNNTNSPKWKQHLTVIVTPVSKLNFRVWSHQTLKSDVLLGSAALDIQETLKSNSMKLEQVVVTLHLVGDREPAEVVGDLSVCLDGMQVDPELLTNGEASSTRSPTQSESSRVRSDTRTNSNGLENCEDAASSENKTVNGSDSPLLTNGTCKPARPPRPARPPPPTPRRPPSVAASANGPSSTSTESDGASAGSLAGTASNTPSEQSPEGATAASTAPATPALTTPPVSRQVQPVNPSPQALTTVSQGPLPPGWEQRVDQHGRVYYVDHVEKRTTWDRPEPLPPSWERRVDNMGRIYYVDHFTRTTTWQRPTLESVRNYEQWQLQRSQLQGAMQQFNQRFIYGNQDFSSTQNKEFDPLGPLPHGWEKRTDSNGRVYFVNHNTRITQWEDPRSQGDNGPQIAYVRDFKAKVHYFRFWCQQLAMPQHIKITVSRKTLFEDSFQQIMSFSPQDLRRRLWVIFPGEEGLDYGGVAREWFFLLSHEVLNPMYCLFEYAGKDNYCLQINPASYINPDHLKYFRFIGRFIAMALFHGKFIDTGFSLPFYKRILNKAVGLKDLESVDPEFYNSLIWVKENDIEECGLEMFFSVDKEILGEIKSHDLKPNGSNILVTEENKEDYIRLVAEWRLSRGVEEQTQAFFEGFNEILPQQYLQYFDAKELEVLLCGMQEIDLNDWQRHTIYRHYTRTSRQIVWFWQFVKEIDNEKRMRLLQFVTGTCRLPVGGFADLMGSNGPQKFCIEKVGKENWLPRSHTCFNRLDLPPYKNYEQLKEKLLFAIEETEGFGQE, translated from the exons ATGGCTGGCAGTGGGTCCAGATCAGGACCAGCCAGTGGGTTGTCCATGAAATCGCAGCTTCAGATCACTG TTATTTCAGCAAagctaaaagaaaagaataagtGGTTTGGACCTAGCCCTTATGTGGAAGTCTCAGTAGATGGACAGTcaaagaagacagaaaaatgcaacaatACAAATAGTCCAAAGTGGAAACAGCATCTTACAGT aattgTCACTCCTGTAAGTAAATTAAACTTTCGAGTCTGGAGCCATCAAACATTGAAGTCTGACGTCCTGCTGGGAAGTGCTGCTCTGGATATTCAGGAGACACTGAAATCCAACAGTATGAAAT TGGAGCAGGTAGTGGTGACGTTGCACCTCGTCGGTGacagggagccagcagaagtGGTGGGAGATCTGTCAGTCTGTCTGGATGGGATGCAGGTCGACCCTGAGCTCCTCACCAATGGGGAAGCCTCAAGTACAAGAA GTCCTACACAGAGTGAAAGCTCCAGAGTAAGGAGTGATACACG GACTAACTCAAATGGCCTTGAAAACTGTGAGGATGCTGCTTCCAGTGAAAACAAGACTGTTAATGGCAGTGACTCTCCGTTGCTCACAAATGGGACCTGCAAACCTGCCAGACCCCCCAGGCCTGCCAGGCCTCCGCCCCCCACTCCCCGCAGACCCCCGTCGGTCGCTG CAAGTGCAAATGGTCCTTCATCCACATCCACAGAAAGCGATGGGGCCAGTGCAGGATCACTGGCAGGTACAGCCTCAAATACACcttcagagcagagccctgagggggcaacagccgccagcacagctcctgccactcCTGCACTCACCACTCCTCCAGTGTCCAGACAAGTCCAGCCAGTAAATCCTTCACCTCAGGCTCTTACTACAGTCAGCCAAGGGCCTCTTCCACCTGG CTGGGAGCAAAGAGTAGACCAGCATGGCCGAGTGTACTACGTGGATCATGTTGAAAAAAGAACAACATGGGATCGGCCAGAGCCTCTTCCTCCAAG CTGGGAGCGCCGAGTTGACAACATGGGCAGGATTTATTACGTCGACCACTTCACCAGAACGACCACGTGGCAGCGGCCGACGCTGGAGTCCGTCCGCAATTACGAGCAGTGGCAGCTCCAGCGcagccagctccagggagcCATGCAGCAGTTCAACCAGAGGTTCATATATGGG AACCAGGATTTTTCATCCACACAGAACAAAGAGTTTGATCCTCTTGGCCCTCTGCCACATGGATGGG aaaaaagaaCTGACAGCAATGGCAGAGTGTATTTTGTCAATCACAACACGCGAATCACTCAGTGGGAAGACCCCAGGAGTCAGGG AGACAATGGACCCCAGATAGCTTATGTGCGTGATTTCAAGGCCAAGGTCCATTATTTCAGATTCTGGTGTCAG CAACTTGCAATGCCACAGCACATAAAGATCACAGTGAGCAGGAAAACATTGTTTGAGGACTCATTTCAGCAG ATAATGAGCTTCAGCCCTCAGGATCTCCGGAGACGTTTATGGGTTATTTTCCCTGGTGAAGAAGGTTTAGATTATGGAGGTGTGGCAAG GGAGTGGTTCTTTCTGTTGTCACACGAAGTCTTGAACCCCATGTATTGCCTGTTTGAATATGCAGGGAAAGATAACTACTGCTTACAGATAAACCCAGCCTCTTACATCAACCCAGACCACCTGAAATACTTCAGATTCATCGGGAGGTTCATTGCCATG GCTTTGTTCCATGGGAAGTTCATTGACACTGGTTTCTCTCTGCCATTCTATAAACGTATCCTAAACAAGGCAGTAGGACTCAAGGATTTAGAATCTGTTGACCCAGAGTTTTACAACTCTCTCATCTGGGTAAA agagAATGACATTGAAGAATGTGGcttggaaatgtttttttctgttgataAAGAAATACTAGGTGAAATCAAAAGCCATGATTTGAAGCCAAATGGTAGCAACATTCTGgtcacagaagaaaataaagaagacTACATCAG GCTAGTGGCAGAATGGAGACTGTCCCGAGGTGTTGAGGAGCAGACACAGGCTTTCTTTGAAGGCTTCAATGAAATACTGCCACAACAGTATTTGCAGTATTTTGATGCAAAGGAACTGGAG GTGCTCCTCTGTGGAATGCAAGAAATTGACCTGAATGACTGGCAGAGACACACCATCTACAGGCACTACACCAGGACCAGCAGGCAGATTGTGTGGTTCTGGCAG TTTGTGAAAGAAATAGATAATGAGAAGAGGATGAGACTCTTGCAGTTTGTGACTGGAACTTGCAGATTGCCAGTGGGAGGATTTGCTGACCTCATGG GGAGCAATGGACCCCAAAAATTCTGTATCGAAAAAGTTGGAAAGGAAAACTGGTTACCCAGAAGTCATACCTG tttcAATCGCTTA
- the ITCH gene encoding E3 ubiquitin-protein ligase Itchy homolog isoform X1: MAGSGSRSGPASGLSMKSQLQITVISAKLKEKNKWFGPSPYVEVSVDGQSKKTEKCNNTNSPKWKQHLTVIVTPVSKLNFRVWSHQTLKSDVLLGSAALDIQETLKSNSMKLEQVVVTLHLVGDREPAEVVGDLSVCLDGMQVDPELLTNGEASSTRSPTQSESSRVRSDTRTNSNGLENCEDAASSENKTVNGSDSPLLTNGTCKPARPPRPARPPPPTPRRPPSVAASANGPSSTSTESDGASAGSLAGTASNTPSEQSPEGATAASTAPATPALTTPPVSRQVQPVNPSPQALTTVSQGPLPPGWEQRVDQHGRVYYVDHVEKRTTWDRPEPLPPSWERRVDNMGRIYYVDHFTRTTTWQRPTLESVRNYEQWQLQRSQLQGAMQQFNQRFIYGNQDFSSTQNKEFDPLGPLPHGWEKRTDSNGRVYFVNHNTRITQWEDPRSQGQLNEKPLPEGWEMRFTVDGIPYFVDHNRRTTTYIDPRTGKSALDNGPQIAYVRDFKAKVHYFRFWCQQLAMPQHIKITVSRKTLFEDSFQQIMSFSPQDLRRRLWVIFPGEEGLDYGGVAREWFFLLSHEVLNPMYCLFEYAGKDNYCLQINPASYINPDHLKYFRFIGRFIAMALFHGKFIDTGFSLPFYKRILNKAVGLKDLESVDPEFYNSLIWVKENDIEECGLEMFFSVDKEILGEIKSHDLKPNGSNILVTEENKEDYIRLVAEWRLSRGVEEQTQAFFEGFNEILPQQYLQYFDAKELEVLLCGMQEIDLNDWQRHTIYRHYTRTSRQIVWFWQFVKEIDNEKRMRLLQFVTGTCRLPVGGFADLMGSNGPQKFCIEKVGKENWLPRSHTCFNRLDLPPYKNYEQLKEKLLFAIEETEGFGQE, encoded by the exons ATGGCTGGCAGTGGGTCCAGATCAGGACCAGCCAGTGGGTTGTCCATGAAATCGCAGCTTCAGATCACTG TTATTTCAGCAAagctaaaagaaaagaataagtGGTTTGGACCTAGCCCTTATGTGGAAGTCTCAGTAGATGGACAGTcaaagaagacagaaaaatgcaacaatACAAATAGTCCAAAGTGGAAACAGCATCTTACAGT aattgTCACTCCTGTAAGTAAATTAAACTTTCGAGTCTGGAGCCATCAAACATTGAAGTCTGACGTCCTGCTGGGAAGTGCTGCTCTGGATATTCAGGAGACACTGAAATCCAACAGTATGAAAT TGGAGCAGGTAGTGGTGACGTTGCACCTCGTCGGTGacagggagccagcagaagtGGTGGGAGATCTGTCAGTCTGTCTGGATGGGATGCAGGTCGACCCTGAGCTCCTCACCAATGGGGAAGCCTCAAGTACAAGAA GTCCTACACAGAGTGAAAGCTCCAGAGTAAGGAGTGATACACG GACTAACTCAAATGGCCTTGAAAACTGTGAGGATGCTGCTTCCAGTGAAAACAAGACTGTTAATGGCAGTGACTCTCCGTTGCTCACAAATGGGACCTGCAAACCTGCCAGACCCCCCAGGCCTGCCAGGCCTCCGCCCCCCACTCCCCGCAGACCCCCGTCGGTCGCTG CAAGTGCAAATGGTCCTTCATCCACATCCACAGAAAGCGATGGGGCCAGTGCAGGATCACTGGCAGGTACAGCCTCAAATACACcttcagagcagagccctgagggggcaacagccgccagcacagctcctgccactcCTGCACTCACCACTCCTCCAGTGTCCAGACAAGTCCAGCCAGTAAATCCTTCACCTCAGGCTCTTACTACAGTCAGCCAAGGGCCTCTTCCACCTGG CTGGGAGCAAAGAGTAGACCAGCATGGCCGAGTGTACTACGTGGATCATGTTGAAAAAAGAACAACATGGGATCGGCCAGAGCCTCTTCCTCCAAG CTGGGAGCGCCGAGTTGACAACATGGGCAGGATTTATTACGTCGACCACTTCACCAGAACGACCACGTGGCAGCGGCCGACGCTGGAGTCCGTCCGCAATTACGAGCAGTGGCAGCTCCAGCGcagccagctccagggagcCATGCAGCAGTTCAACCAGAGGTTCATATATGGG AACCAGGATTTTTCATCCACACAGAACAAAGAGTTTGATCCTCTTGGCCCTCTGCCACATGGATGGG aaaaaagaaCTGACAGCAATGGCAGAGTGTATTTTGTCAATCACAACACGCGAATCACTCAGTGGGAAGACCCCAGGAGTCAGGG TCAGTTAAATGAGAAGCCCTTGCCAGAGGGCTGGGAAATGCGATTTACTGTGGATGGAATTCCCTATTTTGTGGATCACAATAGAAGAACCACTACATACATAGATCCCCGCACGGGCAAGTCTGCTCT AGACAATGGACCCCAGATAGCTTATGTGCGTGATTTCAAGGCCAAGGTCCATTATTTCAGATTCTGGTGTCAG CAACTTGCAATGCCACAGCACATAAAGATCACAGTGAGCAGGAAAACATTGTTTGAGGACTCATTTCAGCAG ATAATGAGCTTCAGCCCTCAGGATCTCCGGAGACGTTTATGGGTTATTTTCCCTGGTGAAGAAGGTTTAGATTATGGAGGTGTGGCAAG GGAGTGGTTCTTTCTGTTGTCACACGAAGTCTTGAACCCCATGTATTGCCTGTTTGAATATGCAGGGAAAGATAACTACTGCTTACAGATAAACCCAGCCTCTTACATCAACCCAGACCACCTGAAATACTTCAGATTCATCGGGAGGTTCATTGCCATG GCTTTGTTCCATGGGAAGTTCATTGACACTGGTTTCTCTCTGCCATTCTATAAACGTATCCTAAACAAGGCAGTAGGACTCAAGGATTTAGAATCTGTTGACCCAGAGTTTTACAACTCTCTCATCTGGGTAAA agagAATGACATTGAAGAATGTGGcttggaaatgtttttttctgttgataAAGAAATACTAGGTGAAATCAAAAGCCATGATTTGAAGCCAAATGGTAGCAACATTCTGgtcacagaagaaaataaagaagacTACATCAG GCTAGTGGCAGAATGGAGACTGTCCCGAGGTGTTGAGGAGCAGACACAGGCTTTCTTTGAAGGCTTCAATGAAATACTGCCACAACAGTATTTGCAGTATTTTGATGCAAAGGAACTGGAG GTGCTCCTCTGTGGAATGCAAGAAATTGACCTGAATGACTGGCAGAGACACACCATCTACAGGCACTACACCAGGACCAGCAGGCAGATTGTGTGGTTCTGGCAG TTTGTGAAAGAAATAGATAATGAGAAGAGGATGAGACTCTTGCAGTTTGTGACTGGAACTTGCAGATTGCCAGTGGGAGGATTTGCTGACCTCATGG GGAGCAATGGACCCCAAAAATTCTGTATCGAAAAAGTTGGAAAGGAAAACTGGTTACCCAGAAGTCATACCTG tttcAATCGCTTA